TACGGCGCGGCGCCCGATCGGCTGGGTGCGCGCGATCAGACTGCCGTTGACGCGGCCATCGGCGCATGTGGCCTCGACGCATTGCGTTTGCGGCGCATGGATGAAATCTCGGGCGGCGAGAAGATGCGGGCGCACTTGGCGCGAGCGCTGGCCCAGCAGGCCCCATTGCTCGTTCTTGACGAGCCCACAGCCGGCCTCGATCCCTCGCAATCGCTCGCAGCCGCAGACATCATGCGCAGTCAAGCGGCCAGCGGTGCAGTCTTGTTCACCACGCACGACATAAGTCTCGCAGCGCGCGCCGCCGATCGAGTTGTATTGCTGCATGAAGGCGCGGTGTTGGCGGAAGGCCGACCCGAGGTTTCGTTGACACCGGATGTGCTGCTGCGCGCGTACGGACGAGAGGGGCGTCTGGAGCGCATGGGCTCGGATTTGGTGGCGGTGTTTCGCTGATTAAAGCTTGAACGCGCCGCTTTGAATTTTCGCGTAAAGATCGGGCGTCACACGCACGTAGGCGCGTTGCTCGGGGTGATCGAACCACACTGCGTGTTCGCACTTACTCGGATCGAAGCCTTCCCGGACCAGATCGACTTTTCGATATTTGAAGGTGCCCGTGGTTTCGATGGCGGGCTGTATGCGAATGAACAGGGGCCGCGCATAGGTCGGCAACTCGCGCGCCAGAAAATCGCGCAATCCGTCGAGCTTGAAGTCCGCTCCCGGCGTAATGGCCGCCATACCGGCGCGGCCATCGATGTGATCCAGTTTCACGCCATAGACATTCACTTCGTCGGCGCCTGGATAGCGGGCGATCATTTCCGCGACCTCGGTGGTTGATACGTTCTCGCCCTTCCAGCGGAACGTGTCGCCGATGCGGTCCACGAAATAGAAATAGCCGTCCTCATCCTCACGCATCAGATCGCCTGTGCGGAACCAGGCATCGCCAATCGCGAAGGCATCCCGCAAAATCTTCCGCTCGGACGCGGCTTTGTCGGCGTAGCCGGAATAGCCGCCGCGCGCATCGTCCTTAATCAAGCCGATCGCTTCGCCCACTTCGCCAACCGCACAGGGCTGACACAAACCGTCTGGCCCGCGGATCGGCTGCTCGGCGTCAACGTCGAAGCGCACCAGGCGCACTTGGAAATTGCCGCGCAAATAATGTGGCACGCGGCCTACCGCGCCGGGTTTGCCATCAAAATTGAACAGCGAGACGTTGCCTTCAGTTGACCCGTAAAATTCGAGAATGCGCGGTACGTTGAAGCGCTTCTGAAACTCCGTCCACACTTCCGGACGCAGGCCATTGCCGAACCCCAAGCGCAATCGATGCGCACGTTCCTTGGGGTGTGGCGGTTGGTTCGCGAGGTAGCGGCACAGTTCGCCGATATACACAAACATCGTACAATCGTGGTCGGCGACATCATCCCAGAAATGCGACGCGGAGAACTTCCGCCGCAATACGAAGGTGCCGCCGTTGAGAAACGCCGCGCCTGCGCTGCACAAGCCACCGGTTGAATGGTACAGCGGCAGTGCGCAATAGATGCGGTCCTCAGCGTTCGATCCGGTCGATCCTGCGAAACCGCGCATATAAAGCTGCGCGCGCGTATGGGCGATCTTGGCAGCCTTCGGCATGCCGGTGGTGCCGGACGTGTAGATATAGAGCGCGGTGTCGCGGGCGCGGAGCGAGGCGCGGACGCCGCGTGGCGGCCGCTCCGGGGCAAGCTTTGGCGTTTTCAGATCGAGCGCGCGGCGCCCGTCAGCCAGGATGCCGTCCGCGTCGATCACCCACAATGTCAGCGGTCGGGCAAGGCCCGCGCGGATCGTCTCGTAGGCTGCTAAGCTCTCCGTGTCGGTGAGGACGTGGCTCGCGCCTGAGATCGACAAACAATGCGCGAGCGCCGCACCGGTCAGGTTGTTGTTGATAAGAGCCGCCGCCACGCCGCGTTTCGCGAGGCCCATCCAAGCCGGAATGTATTCCGCGCGGTTTGGCATGAGCAGCGCGACAGTGTCGCCCGGCTTCAGGCCTTCCGCATCGCTCCACGCCGCGAAGCGGTTCGCAAGCGCATCGAGTTGACGGTAGCTCAGCCGCTCGCCTTCGAAAATCAGAGCGGTGTGGTCGGCGTACTTATCGACAGCGGCTTCCCAATCATCGCAGATCAGCCAATTGGACTCGGGATCGATGCTGCGGACACGCAAAAGCGTCCGCGCCAAACTCGCGAAGAATCTGAATTCTCGGCTGATCCGCTCCAGCAGGTTCATCGTGATTGAACGTAGGGAGCTTCGCGTTAACGGACTATAGCGCAGCGCGTCGCACTAGCGACGGCGGCGCGCCAAATCCGCCTCCGCGGCGATGTGCCCAAAACTGCCCCAATCAGATGCGGAATCGATGGTGGTGAGGCGGGCCCGTGCGTCGCGAGAGCGGCCCTGGATCAGCGCCTGCGCCGCCAAACCGTAGGCGACACTGGTTGAGCCAGGGTTCGAACCGCCAGCGGCCTCTGCCTCCAAAGCCGCGCAATCGCCTTCCCCTTTGAAGCAAAGCGCGAGCCGATAATAGCCGCCGTTTTCGATTACGGTCCAATCGGCCCGCACTGGCGCTAAGGCCGCGGCCGCCGCCTGCCGATCGCCGGCGCGCGCAAGCGAAAGGTAAAGCCAGTACCGGCTCGCAGCGGCGGAATCGGAGTTGGCCGAAAGCGCGACAGCGCCGGCGAACGTGCGCGCGGCGGCGTCGAAATCGCCCTTGAGGTAGTGCGCGAGCGCGAGGTGATAGGCGATGTTGCCTTTCAGTGTTGACGTCGGCACGCC
This window of the alpha proteobacterium U9-1i genome carries:
- a CDS encoding acetoacetyl-CoA synthetase, which translates into the protein MNLLERISREFRFFASLARTLLRVRSIDPESNWLICDDWEAAVDKYADHTALIFEGERLSYRQLDALANRFAAWSDAEGLKPGDTVALLMPNRAEYIPAWMGLAKRGVAAALINNNLTGAALAHCLSISGASHVLTDTESLAAYETIRAGLARPLTLWVIDADGILADGRRALDLKTPKLAPERPPRGVRASLRARDTALYIYTSGTTGMPKAAKIAHTRAQLYMRGFAGSTGSNAEDRIYCALPLYHSTGGLCSAGAAFLNGGTFVLRRKFSASHFWDDVADHDCTMFVYIGELCRYLANQPPHPKERAHRLRLGFGNGLRPEVWTEFQKRFNVPRILEFYGSTEGNVSLFNFDGKPGAVGRVPHYLRGNFQVRLVRFDVDAEQPIRGPDGLCQPCAVGEVGEAIGLIKDDARGGYSGYADKAASERKILRDAFAIGDAWFRTGDLMREDEDGYFYFVDRIGDTFRWKGENVSTTEVAEMIARYPGADEVNVYGVKLDHIDGRAGMAAITPGADFKLDGLRDFLARELPTYARPLFIRIQPAIETTGTFKYRKVDLVREGFDPSKCEHAVWFDHPEQRAYVRVTPDLYAKIQSGAFKL
- a CDS encoding vitamin B12 ABC transporter (ATPase component BtuD), giving the protein MSALLDLTAATVLLRGRLVLDAVSLTIARGEVVALLGPNGAGKTTLLRAALGLVDAAFGTVRLGGSDPMLLSARDRALRAAYLPQRPQSIWPLSVEGLVALGRYAYGAAPDRLGARDQTAVDAAIGACGLDALRLRRMDEISGGEKMRAHLARALAQQAPLLVLDEPTAGLDPSQSLAAADIMRSQAASGAVLFTTHDISLAARAADRVVLLHEGAVLAEGRPEVSLTPDVLLRAYGREGRLERMGSDLVAVFR